GACTTCCATCGCCCCGAGGCGCGGGAGCTGATGTACAAGCTCGCGGCCAAGGCCGACGTGATGGTCGAGAACTATCGCCCGGGCACCTTCGACCGCTGGGGGATCGGCTACCGCCAGCTCCGGGAGATCAACCCCCGCCTGATCTATATCTGGCTCGGCGGCTTCGGCGGCTGGGGGCCGGGGCGCGTCCGGGCGTCCTACGACATCCTGGGCCAGGCCCAGGGCGGCGCCTTCTCGATCACCGGGCAACAGGAGGAGTTCGGCGGCTCCCCCTCCAAGCACACCATCTGTCTCGCCGACTACTGGGGCGGACTGATGGGGGCCGTCCACGCGCTCTCGGCCCTCTACTGGCGCGATAATGTCTCGGGAGAAGGCACGTTCCTCGAGTACAGCCAGGTCCACGGCGTCTCCCGCCAGCTCGAGTACGCGCTCCCCCTCTACGGCCGTCATGGGGTGATCCGCGAGCGCTGGGGAAACTGGGATACGCAGCTCTGCGTGCACGGGATCATCAAGTGCGGAAAATCGTCCTATCCCGGCTCAGACAACCCCCAGGAGCAGGAAGAAGGCTACATCCTGATCTCGGCCTACGAGGACGAGGACTTCGCGCGCCTCTGCAAGGCCGTCGGCCAGGAGAAGCTGGCGCGCCTGTACAAGAGCCACGACGTGCGCGTCAAGCCCGACAGCCAGCGCGAGATCTACGCGGCGCTCGAGGCCTGGGCCAAGGACAAGACCAAGGAGCAGGTGGCCCAGATCCTCGACCGGGCAGGAGTCATCACGCAACCCGTCTGGAACGCGAAAGAGGTCGCGAGCCACCCCCACTGGCGCCAGCGCGGCTCGATCTTCTGGCTCGACGACCCGACCTACGGCGACCTGCTCTCGCAGGGCCCGGCCTACAGGATGTCGGACACGCCGCCGCGCGTGAAATGGTCGCTCAAGCCCATCGGCGCCGACAACGAGCAGATCTACTCGAAGCTCTGCGGCCTCGCCGCCGAGGAGATCAAGCGCCTCGAGGCCGAGGAGATCATCTAAAATGGGGCGTGAGGATTGCCTGAGACGCAATATACCCTCCCGGTGTGGATAGACACGCGGATCAGGCATTACCATCGAACGGAACGCGGTCGGGTTGTCCAATTCATGGTCCAGCTTGAAGTTGAGGTACAGGGCCGGTGGCGACCGGTAATCCGATACGATACCGCCCACGGGTTTCTTCATATCGACCGCTTCACTCAGGAGGGAAAGCCAGAAAAGGAGCGATTGCGTTTGACACATGCGGAGGCCCTGACGAGAGCAGAGCGGGACATCAAGCAAAACTGGGCCGTATACCGTGAAAAGTTCCTGAGGGGAGAGCTGCTGTGACCAGGACAGACAGACTGATGGCGGAGAAAAACCTGGACCTCATTTTTGAATTCCAAAAGTATGTCTTGACGCATCCGGAGACGGCAGCGCGCATCCCCCATGGGGCTGTTGTCGTGATGCAGGTGGAGGGAAATAAGCAGTTTAATCAGTGGAGTTGGAAAGTGGGACAGCGTCACGCAAAGGAAGGACACCCGCTGGTGTGCGTTACCGTCAAGAAAATCGGTCCGGTCCGATCACGAATTGAGAGGCTTGAAATTGGGCGGTCCGCAGCGAAGGCTTCGTAATCCTAGGGGGGAGATCTATTCGGATACTCGCCGCTCATAGGAGGAGTTGATGTGACAGCGCGAGGCTGGTTGCTGATCGGTCTTCTTTTTCTGGTCAGTTCGGCCTGCGCCACGGCTCCGACGGAACCGGCGAAGCCGCCGACCGTGGACGTAACCGGCACCTGGGAGGGAGAGTGGCGGGCCCTGACCTTCAGCTACGGCGGTCTCGTCACGATGCGGCTCCAGCAGACGGGCCCGAAGGTGACCGGAGAGATCCGGACCAACACCCCGACCGCTCCCGGCGGCGAGCTCGCCGGCACGGTGGCCAGCAACGTACTGACCTTCGGAACCACCACGGGCTCCTTCTTCAACGCTGAGCTGACGGTAAAGGGGGGCGAGATGAGCGGCACTTTCCCCTGGTACGGTATGCAGAGCCAGATGGTGCTCCGTCGAAAGTAAGTAACGCTGGAGAGTCGCCCATGCTGCTCAAGTGCGCGAAGTGCGGCGTGAAGAACTACCTGGATCCCTACCCCTTCTGGAACTTCAAGGGGAAGACCAAGTGCGCGGGGTGTGATGCCTACTACGCGATCGAGATCGCCAACGGCGCCGCCGCGAGGCCGCCCCAGCCCACCACCGGCACGCTCAAGGACCCCAACCTGATGCTGCCGGGCTTCGCCGACACCCCCGACTTCAAGCCCGTGGTCGGGGAGGGGAAAACGCGGCCGGCGCCGCGCGCCCGGCCCGACGTCTACGGCAAGCCCAAGCCCATCGTCAAGAACGCCCGCGGACGGCTCGTCGCTGGGCGGCCGCTGACGCCCGAGGAACTGGTCGGGTCCCGGGCCCGCTACATCGCCGAGGGGAAAGAGCCGAAATGACGGAGACGTACTTCGACTACACCAAGCGGCTCTTCGACCGGTCCCGGGTCTTCGACAAGCCCGAAGCGCTCCGGGGCGTCCGCATCCTCGAGCTCACCACGCTTGTCCTGGGCCCCACCACCGCCGACTTCCTCGGCGAGTTCGGCGCCGAGGTCGTCAAGGTCGAGCTCCCCCCGGGGGGCGACACGATGCGCTACGTGACCCCCGAGGCCACGTTCTGGCAGAACGCCTCCCTTGGCTTCTTCCCCGAGAACCACTCCAAGTACCACATCGGCATCGACCTGCACGCCGAGGAGGGGAAACAGCTCTTCAAGCAGTTCACCGCCAAGTCCGACATCCTCGTCGAGAACTTCCGCGCGGGGACCCTGGACCGCTGGGGGATCGGCTACCGCCACCTCAGCGAGGTGAACCCGCGGCTCATCTACGTGGCCGATTCAGGGTTCGGCCAGTGGGGGCCGTTCTCGGTCGGCCGCGCCTCCTACGACGCCGTGGCCCAGACCGTCAGCGGGATGATCGGGATCACCGGGTTCCCCGGTCGGCCGCCGATCGTCTGCGGGATGTTCGTCGGCGACTGGTTCGGCGGAATGATGGCGTCGGTCGCGACGCTCG
This Candidatus Rokuibacteriota bacterium DNA region includes the following protein-coding sequences:
- a CDS encoding CoA transferase — encoded protein: DFHRPEARELMYKLAAKADVMVENYRPGTFDRWGIGYRQLREINPRLIYIWLGGFGGWGPGRVRASYDILGQAQGGAFSITGQQEEFGGSPSKHTICLADYWGGLMGAVHALSALYWRDNVSGEGTFLEYSQVHGVSRQLEYALPLYGRHGVIRERWGNWDTQLCVHGIIKCGKSSYPGSDNPQEQEEGYILISAYEDEDFARLCKAVGQEKLARLYKSHDVRVKPDSQREIYAALEAWAKDKTKEQVAQILDRAGVITQPVWNAKEVASHPHWRQRGSIFWLDDPTYGDLLSQGPAYRMSDTPPRVKWSLKPIGADNEQIYSKLCGLAAEEIKRLEAEEII